The proteins below come from a single Takifugu rubripes chromosome 10, fTakRub1.2, whole genome shotgun sequence genomic window:
- the acbd5a gene encoding acyl-CoA-binding domain-containing protein 5A gives MEVECVPVEDESRLAELRFDAAVKVIKSLPPNGSFQPSNDMMLKFYSYYKQATIGACNIPRPGFWDAVGRAKWGAWNSLGNMSKEEAMVSYVNEIKLILEGMPMTIEVEKFLRAIGPFYELVDEKKKISQVSDLSAGFSTTVNSAVTKSIIRSMEMNGSLESGPAALKSKEGRESEEDDEEEEETTRKASSQPKKKDPTRKHRTPLSNGKVANGDPHLSNGGHSRSTLNSEDSQDEKPLSNGHHADPSANVSSPSQLASDSDSEVYCDSVDQFGQEENSERNCSLDGLEDVESQVLAPVEESQGEQEFQEEQQVPPQVITYGGEDGENGALPSRQRFNENGSSSSAFRRGKGSKSPGLGSGNVAPLRSTGGGDGGRWGGAGKATGSLNEQIVVALARLQDDMQSVLERLHTLEALSASQARSLSLSPTCPSTTPQKNRKPSWWPFDISPPTFAFAIVWPFVVQWLISLYVRRRKRRIN, from the exons ATGGAGGTGGAGTGTGTCCCGGTGGAGGATGAGAGCCGCCTGGCCGAGCTGAGGTTTGACGCCGCCGTCAAAGTCATCAAGAGTTTGCCCCCAAACG GTTCGTTTCAGCCATCCAATGACATGATGCTCAAGTTCTACAGTTACTACAAACAAGCCACGATTGGAGCCTGCAACATCCCCAGACCTGGCTTCTGGGACGCAGTTGGCAGAGCAAAATG GGGTGCCTGGAATTCTTTGGGAAATATGTCTAAGGAAGAAGCCATGGTCTCCTACGTTAATGAAATTAAACTG ATCCTGGAGGGCATGCCCATGACCATCGAGGTGGAGAAGTTCCTGCGCGCCATCGGCCCCTTCTACGAGCTGGTGGACGAGAAGAAGAAGATCTCGCAGGTGTCGGACCTGAGCGCAG GATTCAGCACAACGGTGAACTCAGCAGTGACAAAGAGCATCATCAGAAGCATGGAGATGAACGGGAGCCTGGAGAGTGGCCCCGCCGCGCTCAAGtcaaaggaagggagggaaagtgaggaggacgatgaagaggaggaggaaacgacCAGGAAAG CGTCTTCTCAGCCAAAGAAGAAGGATCCGACCAGGAAGCACAGGACGCCCCTGTCGAACGGAAAAGTGGCCAACGGCGACCCCCACCTGAGCAACGGGGGTCATTCCAGGTCGACCCTGAACAGCGAGGACTCCCAGGATGAGAAGCCTCTGTCCAACGGGCACCACGCAG ATCCCAGTGCCAACGTGTCCAGTCCCAGTCAGCTCGCCAGTGACTCCGATAGTGAAGTCTACTGTGATTCTGTGGACCAGTTCGGCCAAGAGGAG AACTCAGAACGCAATTGCTCCCTGGATGGCCTGGAGGACGTGGAGAGCCAGGTTTTAGCTCCTGTAGAGGAGTCGCAGGGAGAGCAGGagttccaggaggagcagcaggttcctccGCAGGTCATCACGTACGGAGGAGAAGACGGAGAGAACGGGGCGTTGCCGTCGAGGCAGAGGTTCAACGAGAATGGATCCAGCAGCTCTGCCTTCAGACGAGGGAAAG GGTCCAAGTCTCCCGGTCTCGGCTCTGGAAACGTGGCGCCCCTGCGCAGCACAGGGGGCGGAGACGGAGGCCGCTGGGGGGGCGCGGGGAAGGCCACGGGGAGCCTGAACGAGCAGATCGTGGTGGCGTTGGCGAGGCTGCAGGACGACATGCAGAGCGTCCTGGAGAGGCTCCACACCCTGGAGGCTCTGTCTGCCAGCCAG GCAAGGTcgctgtctctgtctccgaCGTGCCCATCAACCACGCCTCAGAAGAACCGG AAGCCGTCTTGGTGGCCTTTTGACATTTCTCCCCCCACCTTTGCCTTTGCCATCGTGTGGCCGTTTGTGGTGCAGTGGTTAATTAGCCTCTACGTGCGCAGGAGGAAGAG ACGAATCAACTGA